A genomic window from Clostridium aceticum includes:
- the rnpA gene encoding ribonuclease P protein component, whose translation MEAANRLRKNEDFRKVYKEGNSIANKLLILYIKKNAFDYNRAGFTVSKKVGKSVIRSKVKRRMRESYRLNDSKLLQGYDLVFVARQGCNEATFQEIESALLHLIGKKKLLKK comes from the coding sequence ATGGAGGCTGCCAATAGACTTAGGAAGAACGAAGATTTTCGAAAAGTGTATAAAGAAGGGAACTCTATAGCTAACAAGTTGCTCATTTTGTATATAAAGAAAAATGCTTTTGATTATAATAGGGCAGGCTTCACAGTTTCAAAAAAAGTAGGAAAAAGTGTTATAAGAAGCAAGGTAAAACGACGAATGAGAGAAAGCTATCGATTGAATGATAGTAAACTGCTACAAGGCTATGATTTGGTCTTTGTTGCTAGGCAGGGATGTAATGAAGCTACTTTTCAGGAAATAGAGAGTGCATTACTTCATTTAATAGGAAAGAAAAAACTATTGAAGAAATAG